Proteins encoded within one genomic window of Acidiferrobacter thiooxydans:
- the miaA gene encoding tRNA (adenosine(37)-N6)-dimethylallyltransferase MiaA, producing the protein MIDIPPVVFLMGPTGAGKTATVFALSRLLAIEVISVDAAQIYRGLDIGTAKPTLGERRVLPHGLIDIRSVAESYSAAAFCQDARLAIDAALRRRRVPVLVGGSSFYFRALEHGLPDIPASDAARRAALMAELATKGLPALYAELVERDPRRALAIAPTDPQRIVRALEIVRAVGRVPAVGGAPQGRYAWLKFAVAPRERAELHRRIGLRFRRMLVRGLIEEAAWLFGQGLPAEAPALRLVGYRQVGEYLRDKIPYNDLVEQGSAATRQLAKRQLTWLRADPAVRWLDGDGPRAPEACATIIRDVIDAMGYGL; encoded by the coding sequence ATGATCGATATCCCTCCTGTCGTGTTCCTCATGGGGCCGACAGGGGCGGGCAAGACTGCCACTGTGTTTGCGTTGAGCCGGCTCCTGGCCATCGAGGTTATCAGCGTCGATGCCGCCCAGATCTACCGCGGACTCGATATCGGTACGGCCAAACCCACCCTTGGTGAACGCCGCGTCCTGCCGCACGGTCTCATAGATATTCGCAGCGTCGCGGAAAGCTACTCGGCGGCGGCGTTTTGCCAGGACGCGCGGCTGGCGATAGATGCCGCGCTCCGCCGCCGGCGCGTGCCGGTTCTGGTCGGGGGCAGCAGCTTTTATTTTCGGGCGCTGGAACATGGGTTGCCCGATATCCCGGCGAGCGATGCCGCGAGGCGCGCAGCGCTGATGGCGGAGCTTGCCACCAAAGGGCTGCCAGCGCTCTATGCGGAACTCGTCGAGCGCGATCCACGACGGGCCTTGGCCATCGCACCTACCGACCCGCAGAGGATCGTGCGCGCGCTCGAGATCGTCCGTGCAGTGGGGCGCGTACCGGCGGTCGGGGGGGCACCGCAAGGGCGCTATGCATGGCTTAAGTTCGCCGTGGCCCCGCGCGAGCGCGCGGAACTTCATCGTCGTATCGGGCTACGCTTTCGGCGCATGCTCGTGCGCGGTCTTATAGAGGAGGCGGCCTGGTTATTCGGACAGGGGTTGCCGGCGGAAGCCCCGGCGCTGCGGCTTGTGGGTTATCGCCAGGTCGGAGAATACCTGCGGGACAAAATCCCGTATAATGATCTCGTCGAGCAGGGCAGCGCCGCTACGCGGCAGCTCGCCAAGCGTCAACTGACTTGGTTGCGGGCGGATCCGGCCGTACGATGGCTGGACGGGGATGGTCCCCGGGCGCCCGAGGCCTGCGCGACGATTATACGGGATGTCATCGATGCCATGGGATATGGCTTATGA
- a CDS encoding PQQ-binding-like beta-propeller repeat protein: MPDILPRFMGVAALLAGPLVATATLVPGSQHGPYARVFYARNLPSPAAQVGFPHAWTHAYGNARHDSAYPVGSSAPTWLKSGVTWRYAEARAWPLSRHKPFGAKVYGDRLALATMTQFYGNALGVSAADGIIYAESDDEFAYALNARTGRLIWRTSPVGNTLMGDPLVFGHVVYLTAGNVGFNFSNVQRYSQKTAARGAGVSYNGVYALDRTTGKLLWHFGTMGATMPTPAIADNRLFIDTGSGDIYAINAQTGHQIWVKRAGGIANMSDPAIYHGHVYVALSVVPYLYCLSAENGHIVWKASIRRATKTGLGDVSPAVAHGVAVMDAVAVVPSHGGRTTMTTIVRAYNAEDGRVLWTHTMGLGPKPPAFKGGVPMIHGNAVYVGTPVDNIYQAYDLHSGKVLWTWHIPKAGAAGAGRGPATYSHGKLFISTGPRLFVLNAHTGRLIGQKYLGGRFGIVNPVIVGGTIYLDNSWDWIMAVPVSTVVAHKPTHRQLSP, translated from the coding sequence ATGCCGGATATCTTGCCGCGGTTTATGGGTGTAGCGGCCTTATTGGCAGGCCCGTTGGTGGCCACGGCCACGCTCGTCCCAGGGTCGCAACACGGGCCCTACGCACGGGTCTTTTATGCGCGCAACTTGCCGTCCCCAGCCGCTCAGGTCGGATTCCCGCACGCCTGGACGCACGCCTACGGCAACGCCCGCCACGACTCGGCCTATCCCGTTGGTTCCTCGGCCCCGACGTGGCTAAAAAGTGGCGTCACATGGCGCTATGCCGAGGCGCGCGCCTGGCCCCTGTCCCGCCATAAGCCGTTCGGCGCCAAGGTCTATGGAGACCGGCTGGCGCTCGCCACCATGACCCAATTCTATGGGAACGCGCTCGGTGTTTCCGCGGCCGATGGCATCATTTACGCAGAAAGCGATGATGAATTCGCCTATGCCCTGAATGCCCGCACGGGACGGCTCATCTGGCGCACAAGCCCCGTCGGCAACACGCTCATGGGTGATCCACTCGTCTTTGGTCATGTCGTATATCTGACGGCCGGCAATGTCGGCTTCAATTTTTCGAATGTTCAGCGGTATTCGCAAAAAACCGCGGCACGTGGGGCGGGCGTGAGCTACAATGGGGTCTACGCCCTCGACCGGACCACAGGAAAGCTGCTGTGGCATTTCGGGACCATGGGCGCAACGATGCCGACGCCGGCGATTGCCGACAACCGGCTCTTTATCGACACGGGCTCCGGCGACATCTACGCCATCAATGCACAAACCGGCCATCAGATCTGGGTGAAACGTGCCGGTGGCATCGCCAATATGTCGGACCCGGCCATCTACCATGGGCACGTCTACGTCGCCTTGTCGGTCGTTCCTTATCTCTACTGTCTGTCGGCCGAGAATGGCCATATCGTGTGGAAGGCCTCAATCCGGCGCGCCACAAAAACGGGGCTCGGAGATGTCTCGCCAGCCGTGGCCCACGGTGTCGCCGTGATGGATGCCGTGGCCGTCGTCCCGTCACACGGCGGACGCACCACCATGACGACCATCGTGCGCGCCTACAATGCCGAGGATGGGCGTGTGCTCTGGACGCACACCATGGGCCTCGGCCCCAAGCCCCCGGCATTCAAGGGCGGGGTGCCCATGATCCACGGAAATGCGGTCTACGTAGGTACGCCGGTGGACAATATCTACCAGGCCTACGATCTCCATAGCGGCAAGGTCCTTTGGACCTGGCACATCCCGAAGGCGGGAGCGGCCGGCGCCGGCCGCGGGCCGGCCACCTATTCCCACGGCAAACTCTTCATCAGTACTGGACCGCGCCTGTTCGTCTTGAATGCCCATACGGGACGCCTGATCGGGCAGAAGTATCTGGGAGGGCGTTTCGGCATCGTCAATCCCGTGATCGTCGGCGGCACGATCTATCTCGACAATTCCTGGGACTGGATCATGGCCGTGCCCGTCTCGACCGTGGTTGCGCACAAGCCAACCCATCGCCAGCTGTCACCCTGA
- a CDS encoding carboxysome peptide B: MEIMRVISDLVVTRRGAGLKQASLRVLQDGTGKLNVATDPVGVPPGKWVFTVSGSAARYAQGDFGVHTDLTIGGIIDFWEP; this comes from the coding sequence ATGGAGATCATGCGTGTGATCTCGGATCTGGTAGTGACGCGGCGCGGTGCGGGCCTGAAGCAGGCATCTTTACGGGTCCTTCAGGATGGTACCGGGAAGTTGAATGTCGCCACCGACCCGGTGGGGGTGCCGCCGGGAAAGTGGGTGTTCACGGTGTCAGGATCGGCAGCGCGCTACGCGCAAGGGGATTTCGGGGTTCACACCGACCTGACCATCGGGGGAATCATCGATTTTTGGGAGCCGTAA
- a CDS encoding LysR family transcriptional regulator, whose translation MFLRRVTLHQLKIFLSLARHLNMTRAAEELHMTPAALSIQIKQLSGTVGAPLHEQIGKRLFLTEAGRLVYAGALDVFDRLERLSGDLAADQGLERGNLKLSIITTAQYFAPHFLGAFCKRHSGIEATLEIANRDQLIERLKHNLDDLYIMGQAPEQLSVIAQPFMENPLVLIAPADHPLASQHDIAPERLADESFIMREPGSGTRLAAERFFEKHSVQPKIRMTLGSNEAVKQAVAGGLGVAVLSGHTLTLDAASGAFAVLDVRGFPLRRQWYVIYPSTKQLSPVARAFLHYITEEGASRNQSPGR comes from the coding sequence ATGTTTCTGCGCCGCGTCACACTCCATCAACTGAAGATCTTTCTGTCGCTCGCCCGCCATCTCAACATGACGCGCGCCGCCGAGGAGCTGCATATGACGCCGGCCGCGCTGTCGATACAGATCAAGCAATTGTCCGGCACAGTGGGCGCCCCCCTTCATGAGCAGATCGGCAAACGGCTGTTTCTGACCGAGGCTGGGCGCCTCGTATACGCCGGGGCGCTCGACGTCTTCGATCGCCTGGAGCGCCTATCGGGGGATCTTGCCGCGGACCAGGGACTCGAGCGCGGCAACCTTAAACTCTCCATCATTACCACCGCGCAATACTTCGCCCCGCATTTCCTCGGGGCGTTCTGCAAGCGCCACTCCGGGATAGAGGCCACACTGGAGATCGCCAATCGCGACCAACTCATAGAGCGCCTGAAGCACAACCTGGATGACCTCTACATCATGGGCCAAGCCCCCGAGCAGCTGAGTGTGATCGCGCAGCCCTTTATGGAAAATCCGCTGGTTCTGATCGCGCCCGCCGATCACCCGCTGGCCTCGCAACACGACATCGCCCCCGAACGGCTGGCCGATGAATCGTTCATTATGCGCGAACCGGGATCAGGGACGCGGCTTGCCGCCGAGCGCTTTTTTGAAAAGCATAGCGTGCAGCCCAAGATTCGCATGACCCTCGGCAGCAATGAGGCGGTCAAGCAAGCCGTGGCCGGCGGGCTCGGAGTGGCGGTATTGTCCGGGCACACCCTCACCCTCGATGCGGCCTCCGGCGCCTTCGCGGTCCTTGACGTGCGCGGCTTCCCGTTACGACGCCAATGGTATGTGATCTACCCCTCCACCAAACAGCTCTCCCCGGTGGCGCGGGCCTTTTTGCATTACATCACCGAGGAAGGGGCTTCGCGCAACCAGAGCCCGGGCCGCTAG
- a CDS encoding carboxysome shell carbonic anhydrase: MDTRRSSTMRRARSGPQGQLAGGMARGRARPGWLRAGAARAEALGVEHPACATLPARGCRHALVDRNENARLFECEQGIKDRFDRIVPTLQEIAALGRGSDFPGRAQDWARERLGFELPTAVLERAWVRGPDMGALYAQAVFSALAGAVARFGDRIREELAAGQGWDALLVDCGFHAMNVSACADGRLKGLFPYVLRIPAANLVRRSAFAGTLFDVEEDVRHWEHAELRRYREGFPTTADVPTRYLKVAVYHGSSLDPKHQGCAAHGSNERAATEAALERLYEFRRAIENAFCCGAGTDILLIGVDTDTDAIRVHVPDGNGDVSAYRYIDNAALYRQTLTLDADRARLAVYEAIRAASATEGWGKGEGEPHDGMRRLIATLLINNMSQIEYVGEYHGGWYGDMGHGERFVSVGDGFPEVQVRNIAYYARLDTVEEGAADLDVGVKIFRHLNVERGLPIPVALHYHFNEQVPGSRARMEDKIRRIAEGIQGRYAHLAKEGLLYLHGSVQDMAPGSALEEVALT; the protein is encoded by the coding sequence ATGGATACGCGCAGATCATCGACGATGCGACGCGCACGCAGCGGCCCGCAGGGCCAGCTGGCAGGCGGTATGGCGCGCGGCCGGGCGCGGCCCGGATGGCTGCGCGCGGGGGCGGCACGGGCCGAGGCCCTGGGTGTCGAGCACCCGGCGTGCGCCACCCTGCCGGCGCGCGGTTGCCGGCATGCGCTCGTGGACCGGAACGAAAACGCGCGGCTCTTCGAATGCGAGCAGGGGATCAAGGATCGCTTTGATCGCATCGTGCCGACCCTGCAGGAGATCGCGGCATTGGGTCGCGGCAGCGACTTTCCGGGGCGTGCGCAGGACTGGGCACGGGAGCGCTTGGGTTTCGAGCTACCGACGGCGGTGTTGGAGCGTGCCTGGGTACGGGGCCCGGATATGGGCGCACTGTATGCACAGGCGGTGTTCTCGGCGCTCGCTGGGGCGGTGGCGCGGTTTGGCGATCGTATCCGGGAGGAGTTGGCCGCGGGTCAGGGATGGGATGCGCTGTTAGTGGACTGCGGGTTTCACGCCATGAATGTCTCGGCGTGCGCCGATGGACGGCTGAAGGGCCTGTTTCCCTATGTGCTGCGCATACCGGCGGCGAATCTCGTACGGCGCAGCGCGTTTGCAGGCACGCTGTTCGATGTGGAAGAGGACGTACGGCATTGGGAGCACGCCGAGCTGCGTCGGTATCGGGAGGGGTTTCCGACGACCGCCGACGTGCCGACGCGTTATCTCAAAGTGGCGGTGTATCACGGCAGTTCATTGGATCCGAAGCACCAGGGCTGCGCGGCCCATGGGAGCAACGAGCGGGCGGCGACCGAGGCGGCACTGGAGCGACTCTATGAGTTTCGTCGTGCGATAGAGAATGCGTTTTGTTGCGGGGCGGGGACGGACATCCTGTTGATCGGGGTGGATACCGACACCGATGCCATACGTGTGCACGTGCCGGATGGCAACGGCGATGTCAGTGCCTATCGCTACATCGATAACGCGGCACTCTACCGGCAGACGCTCACGCTGGATGCCGATCGCGCGCGGCTTGCGGTCTACGAGGCCATACGCGCCGCGAGCGCGACTGAGGGATGGGGCAAGGGCGAGGGCGAGCCCCATGATGGTATGCGTCGATTGATCGCGACCTTGCTCATCAACAATATGAGCCAGATCGAATATGTCGGCGAGTATCACGGCGGCTGGTATGGGGACATGGGCCACGGCGAACGCTTTGTGAGCGTGGGCGACGGGTTTCCAGAGGTCCAGGTGCGCAATATCGCCTATTACGCGCGGCTCGACACGGTGGAGGAAGGGGCTGCGGATCTCGATGTCGGGGTGAAGATATTCCGGCACCTCAATGTCGAACGGGGACTGCCGATCCCGGTGGCGCTGCATTATCACTTCAACGAGCAGGTTCCGGGGAGCCGGGCGCGGATGGAAGACAAGATCCGCCGGATCGCAGAGGGGATACAGGGCCGCTACGCGCACCTGGCCAAGGAAGGGCTTTTATATCTGCATGGGAGTGTACAGGACATGGCACCGGGGAGTGCCTTGGAGGAGGTTGCGCTGACATGA
- the hfq gene encoding RNA chaperone Hfq → MSQHRGQALQDPYLNVLRKEHVPVSVFLVNGIKLQGQIESFDQFVVLLKNTVSQMIYKHAISTVVPSRPVKFTFDMDEADKGVGNE, encoded by the coding sequence ATGAGTCAGCATAGAGGGCAGGCTTTACAAGACCCTTATTTGAATGTTCTGCGCAAGGAACATGTGCCGGTTTCGGTCTTTTTGGTGAACGGCATCAAGTTGCAGGGGCAAATCGAGTCTTTCGACCAGTTTGTGGTCTTATTGAAGAATACCGTGAGCCAGATGATCTACAAGCATGCCATCTCCACGGTGGTGCCCAGTCGTCCGGTCAAGTTTACCTTTGATATGGACGAGGCGGACAAGGGGGTAGGCAACGAATAA
- a CDS encoding form I ribulose bisphosphate carboxylase large subunit codes for MAGKYEAGVKEYRQTYWAPDYVPLDSDILACFKIVPQPGVDREEAAAAVAAESSTGTWTTVWTDLLTDLDYYKGRAYRIEDVPGDDTSFYAFIAYPIDLFEEGSVVNVFTSLVGNVFGFKAVRSLRLEDVRFPLHYVMTCNGPPHGIQVERDKMDKYGRPMLGCTIKPKLGLSAKNYGRAVYEALRGGLDFTKDDENVNSQPFMRWRDRFLFVADAIHNAEAQTGERKGHYLNVTAPSPEEMYERAEFAKELRMPIIMHDYLTGGFCANTGLARWCRKNGILLHIHRAMHAVIDRNPHHGIHFRVLTKALRLSGGDHLHSGTVVGKLEGDRASTLGWIDLLRESYVPEDRSRGIFFDQDWGAMPGAFAVASGGIHVWHMPSLVAIFGDDAVLQFGGGTLGHPWGNAAGAAANRVALEACVEARNRGVDIEKEGKTVLTNAARHSPELKIALETWKEIKFEFDTVDKLDVQNR; via the coding sequence ATGGCTGGTAAATATGAAGCCGGAGTCAAGGAGTACCGCCAGACGTATTGGGCTCCGGACTACGTGCCTTTGGACTCGGATATTTTGGCGTGTTTCAAAATCGTGCCGCAGCCCGGCGTGGACCGGGAAGAGGCAGCCGCGGCAGTGGCGGCCGAATCCTCCACCGGGACTTGGACGACGGTCTGGACTGACCTGCTTACGGACCTCGACTACTACAAGGGCCGCGCCTACCGTATCGAAGACGTCCCAGGTGATGATACCTCCTTCTACGCCTTCATTGCCTACCCGATCGACCTCTTCGAGGAGGGGTCGGTGGTCAATGTATTCACTTCGCTCGTCGGTAATGTGTTCGGGTTCAAGGCGGTACGCTCTCTGCGCCTGGAAGACGTGCGTTTCCCGCTCCATTACGTCATGACCTGCAACGGTCCGCCGCACGGTATCCAGGTCGAACGCGACAAGATGGACAAGTATGGCCGCCCGATGCTCGGCTGTACCATCAAGCCCAAGCTCGGCCTGTCGGCCAAAAACTACGGCCGTGCGGTCTACGAGGCCCTGCGTGGCGGTCTCGATTTCACCAAGGACGACGAGAACGTCAACTCCCAGCCGTTCATGCGCTGGCGTGATCGTTTCCTGTTTGTCGCCGATGCGATTCACAACGCCGAGGCCCAGACCGGTGAGCGCAAAGGGCACTATCTGAATGTCACCGCGCCGTCCCCGGAGGAGATGTACGAGCGTGCCGAGTTCGCCAAGGAACTGCGCATGCCGATCATCATGCATGACTACCTGACCGGCGGCTTCTGCGCCAATACCGGCCTTGCCCGCTGGTGCCGCAAGAACGGTATCCTGCTGCACATTCACCGCGCCATGCACGCGGTCATCGACCGTAACCCGCACCACGGTATCCATTTCCGGGTGCTGACCAAGGCCTTGCGCCTGTCCGGCGGTGACCACCTCCACAGCGGTACCGTGGTCGGTAAGCTCGAAGGCGATCGCGCCTCGACGCTCGGCTGGATCGATCTCTTGCGCGAATCCTATGTCCCGGAGGACCGCAGCCGTGGAATCTTCTTTGATCAGGACTGGGGCGCCATGCCGGGGGCCTTCGCGGTCGCCTCGGGCGGTATCCATGTCTGGCATATGCCGTCCTTGGTCGCGATCTTCGGGGATGACGCGGTGCTCCAGTTCGGTGGCGGTACGCTGGGTCATCCGTGGGGAAATGCCGCGGGCGCGGCCGCCAATCGCGTGGCCCTCGAGGCCTGCGTCGAGGCGCGCAATCGGGGCGTGGATATCGAGAAAGAGGGTAAGACCGTACTGACGAATGCCGCGCGGCACTCGCCCGAGCTCAAGATTGCCCTGGAGACCTGGAAAGAGATCAAGTTCGAGTTCGATACCGTCGACAAGCTCGACGTCCAGAACCGGTAA
- a CDS encoding c-type cytochrome, whose amino-acid sequence MKTHRYPSPSVHAAVARTMPIPRKMTMTLVLSALAAVVVAHGTMHHERALMTQAGCFTCHAVHSRKIGPAFSWVAYHYRTQPGSLQHLARKVITGGTGYWAPWTYNTPMIPHPNLSMTQAEGMVRWVLKQSPIKPPAP is encoded by the coding sequence ATGAAAACCCACCGTTATCCATCACCCTCTGTCCACGCCGCGGTCGCGCGTACCATGCCCATTCCCCGAAAGATGACCATGACCCTCGTCTTGTCGGCGCTCGCCGCAGTCGTCGTCGCCCACGGCACCATGCACCACGAGCGCGCGCTGATGACACAGGCCGGCTGCTTTACCTGTCATGCGGTCCACAGCCGCAAGATCGGTCCGGCGTTCTCGTGGGTCGCATACCACTATCGAACCCAGCCCGGCTCGCTCCAACATCTGGCCCGCAAGGTCATTACGGGCGGGACCGGGTACTGGGCCCCCTGGACCTACAATACGCCCATGATCCCGCATCCGAATCTGTCGATGACCCAGGCCGAGGGCATGGTCCGATGGGTACTGAAGCAATCTCCCATAAAGCCGCCAGCCCCGTAA
- a CDS encoding CsoS2 family carboxysome shell protein produces the protein MQTAQGAKPRGREAALARRALRCAGAQCWSDPKQRGTGQAVETVVAADPVPEGTVEARPAAATVEDAVFDAVCEIAESAPETLGWRDRSVRTLCKARRRSLAQRGKVAIPVRNGLISVAARQHYLETGSAREFARRHRRELAAHGRGSAEPARPTGRRRRQGAPAKVEADTTLAGSAVTGTQVHRAPAITGTEAGSCRTITGTEYLGAGHYTRFCKTQPEAGPAKVRVGRTGGNVGVSGTYLGHAQAVTGDEAGTCRVVTGTEYMGGDYFQAACDTAAPARPPKVVTGRTARQQLPVSGSDEARMNRVTGSEPGAVAKITGSQYADGGAARMTINGAPKKVALTHTIAGRAVSGTAVGNSSRITGLEAGECRTLTGTEYLSHESFTSVCRVQPEPTEPPKVEESYTDKRQRITGNLVDRSGKVTGNEPGSCQRVTGTGYNGPQMCGGGVEKVQTMTGLSGTSVTGTGMDKLPKTTGDEHGGCWPVTGTAYYGREHYAQCASTPQAGARKVSLTRTDTGHVVSGPALGGSEAVTGNEAGASVAVSGTPYVGREESMVEGLAPTPKISADRPASGGCAGGCGCKQRFEELENRLRALQGELAGRGTGNTAISHRFVPAAPEPAAAAPAAQAAGFSVVPPAQQGRSRITGNAGDHGGRITGPINLARGLVTGTPEFRGREAVAPMMAAMPAAAENAQMPEDAAPAAGAWRITGDDWSRSDRVTGTEGRWAHGRNPTQRGVARTCVMSAAGNRERPLAVAVPEGRVTGSSGNSPKGSVVTYSGGARG, from the coding sequence ATGCAGACCGCGCAGGGCGCCAAGCCGCGCGGGCGTGAGGCGGCGTTGGCGCGTCGTGCCTTGCGTTGTGCGGGCGCGCAGTGCTGGTCGGATCCGAAACAGCGGGGCACGGGGCAGGCCGTCGAGACGGTGGTGGCCGCGGATCCCGTGCCGGAAGGGACCGTTGAGGCGCGGCCGGCGGCGGCCACGGTCGAGGATGCCGTGTTCGATGCGGTGTGCGAGATCGCCGAGAGCGCGCCCGAGACCCTCGGATGGCGGGATCGTAGCGTACGCACGCTCTGTAAGGCGCGGCGTCGTTCACTCGCCCAGCGTGGCAAGGTGGCGATCCCGGTGCGTAACGGGCTGATCTCGGTTGCCGCCCGCCAGCACTATTTGGAGACCGGCAGCGCGCGTGAGTTTGCGCGTCGGCATCGGCGTGAATTGGCGGCTCATGGTCGCGGTTCGGCGGAGCCGGCGCGTCCCACCGGGAGACGGCGCCGGCAGGGTGCACCGGCGAAGGTGGAGGCAGACACGACCCTTGCCGGGAGTGCCGTGACCGGCACGCAGGTCCATAGGGCGCCGGCGATCACCGGCACCGAGGCCGGATCATGCCGCACCATCACGGGGACCGAGTACCTGGGGGCTGGGCACTATACGCGGTTTTGCAAGACGCAGCCCGAGGCGGGTCCGGCCAAGGTACGCGTGGGCCGGACCGGGGGCAATGTGGGCGTGAGCGGGACGTACTTGGGTCATGCGCAGGCGGTGACCGGTGATGAGGCCGGGACGTGCCGCGTCGTGACCGGGACCGAGTACATGGGTGGCGATTATTTTCAAGCGGCGTGCGACACTGCCGCGCCGGCACGGCCGCCGAAGGTGGTGACCGGACGCACGGCGCGTCAGCAGCTACCGGTGAGCGGCAGCGACGAGGCGCGCATGAATCGAGTGACCGGCTCGGAGCCTGGGGCTGTGGCCAAGATTACGGGATCGCAGTACGCGGATGGCGGCGCGGCGCGCATGACCATCAACGGCGCCCCCAAGAAGGTGGCATTGACGCATACCATCGCGGGGCGCGCGGTATCGGGGACGGCGGTGGGCAACAGCAGCCGAATCACAGGACTTGAGGCCGGCGAATGCCGGACCCTGACGGGCACCGAGTATCTGAGTCACGAGAGCTTTACGTCCGTCTGCCGGGTGCAGCCCGAGCCCACGGAACCGCCGAAGGTCGAGGAGAGCTATACGGACAAGCGGCAGCGTATCACCGGGAATCTGGTGGACCGTTCGGGAAAGGTGACCGGCAACGAGCCCGGTTCCTGCCAACGTGTCACGGGTACTGGTTATAACGGCCCGCAGATGTGTGGTGGTGGCGTGGAAAAGGTTCAGACCATGACGGGCCTCAGTGGTACGAGCGTGACCGGCACGGGAATGGACAAGCTCCCAAAAACCACAGGTGACGAGCACGGAGGGTGCTGGCCCGTCACCGGAACGGCGTATTACGGGCGGGAGCACTACGCTCAGTGCGCGAGCACCCCGCAGGCCGGGGCACGGAAGGTGAGTCTTACGCGTACCGATACCGGTCATGTCGTGAGCGGCCCGGCGCTCGGTGGCAGCGAGGCCGTGACTGGCAACGAGGCCGGCGCTTCGGTGGCCGTGAGCGGTACGCCTTATGTAGGGCGTGAGGAGTCTATGGTAGAGGGCTTGGCGCCGACGCCGAAGATCAGCGCGGACAGGCCGGCGTCCGGCGGCTGCGCGGGCGGTTGTGGATGCAAACAGCGATTCGAGGAGCTCGAAAACCGGCTGCGTGCGCTGCAAGGGGAACTTGCCGGGCGTGGTACGGGAAACACCGCGATCAGTCATCGCTTCGTACCCGCGGCGCCGGAACCGGCGGCTGCGGCGCCCGCCGCGCAGGCTGCGGGATTTTCCGTCGTGCCGCCCGCCCAACAGGGGCGGTCGCGGATCACCGGCAATGCCGGGGATCACGGGGGGCGGATCACAGGGCCGATCAACCTCGCGCGTGGACTCGTGACAGGGACGCCGGAATTCCGGGGTCGCGAAGCGGTGGCGCCGATGATGGCGGCCATGCCGGCGGCAGCCGAGAACGCGCAAATGCCAGAGGACGCGGCACCGGCTGCCGGGGCGTGGCGGATTACCGGCGACGATTGGAGCCGTAGTGATCGCGTGACCGGTACCGAGGGACGCTGGGCGCACGGGCGCAATCCCACTCAGCGGGGTGTGGCGCGCACCTGTGTGATGTCGGCGGCCGGGAATCGCGAGCGGCCGCTGGCTGTAGCGGTGCCCGAAGGCCGGGTCACCGGCAGCAGCGGGAATTCCCCGAAGGGTTCGGTTGTGACCTACTCGGGTGGGGCGCGGGGATGA
- a CDS encoding BMC domain-containing protein yields MADVTGIALGMIETRGLVPAIEAADAMSKAAEVRLIGRQFVGGGYVTVLVRGETGAVNAAVRAGADACERVGDGLVAAHIIARVHSEVENILPKAPSA; encoded by the coding sequence ATGGCAGATGTGACGGGTATTGCATTGGGCATGATCGAGACGCGCGGTCTGGTGCCGGCCATCGAGGCCGCCGACGCCATGAGCAAGGCCGCAGAGGTGCGTCTCATCGGTCGCCAGTTCGTGGGTGGCGGCTATGTGACGGTGTTGGTGCGCGGCGAGACCGGGGCTGTGAATGCCGCGGTGCGGGCCGGCGCCGATGCCTGCGAGCGGGTGGGGGATGGCCTGGTGGCGGCCCACATCATCGCACGCGTGCATTCCGAGGTGGAAAACATCCTGCCCAAGGCCCCGAGCGCCTGA
- a CDS encoding ribulose bisphosphate carboxylase small subunit: protein MADVQEYKQTRRYETFSYLPPLSAEQVRAQVQYMIAQGWNPAVEHIEPNRPFTYYWYMWKLPMFGERNADTVLGEIEACRREYPNHLIRLIGYDNYTQSQGLSFVVHRGS, encoded by the coding sequence ATGGCCGATGTGCAAGAATACAAGCAAACTCGCCGGTACGAGACATTCTCGTACCTCCCACCGCTGTCTGCCGAGCAGGTTCGTGCGCAGGTTCAGTACATGATCGCGCAGGGCTGGAACCCGGCAGTGGAGCATATAGAGCCCAACCGGCCTTTCACATATTACTGGTACATGTGGAAGCTGCCGATGTTCGGGGAACGCAACGCCGATACCGTTCTGGGCGAGATCGAGGCGTGCCGCCGGGAATACCCCAATCATCTGATTCGCCTGATCGGGTACGACAACTACACGCAGAGCCAGGGGCTGTCGTTCGTGGTCCACCGGGGTTCCTAA
- a CDS encoding carboxysome peptide A — MKIMRVEKTLVSTNRIGEMGHRPLLVVQDKEGGPRSVAVDAVGCIPGDWVICVGSSAAREAAGSKEYPSDLTIVGIIDNWSPE, encoded by the coding sequence ATGAAGATCATGCGTGTGGAAAAGACTCTAGTGTCTACCAACCGCATCGGCGAGATGGGCCATCGACCGCTCCTGGTCGTGCAGGATAAGGAGGGCGGTCCGCGTTCGGTGGCGGTCGATGCGGTGGGCTGCATTCCCGGGGATTGGGTGATCTGCGTGGGGTCTTCGGCGGCGCGCGAAGCGGCGGGCAGCAAGGAATACCCGTCGGACCTCACCATCGTCGGCATCATCGACAACTGGAGCCCGGAGTGA